A single region of the Hylaeus volcanicus isolate JK05 chromosome 5, UHH_iyHylVolc1.0_haploid, whole genome shotgun sequence genome encodes:
- the LOC128877595 gene encoding pancreatic lipase-related protein 2-like, with protein sequence MVAPASLALIYPTLLTALMQANYTVFPDDNGVPYLIKLDDRPLSLDEINALSSDLDSITFNLFTRRNPTNGHSLSMNNPNTVSQSNWNANRPTILVTHGWKSSGDSKSCTLIRDAYLKAIDCNVIVMDWRNIAKNLIYSQVAKSVPLVAEHVTSFSSFLRSRMNLKASTTKMVGHSLGAHVMGLAARSLSKTGQVAEVIALDPAKPLFEQKGPGDRVDRSDAKNVQIIHTSAGKLGMDGAVGTSDFYANGGSKQPGCSSDLLGSCAHGRSYEYFSESITKPRGFPGTPRNGGGKMYMGGSTLSSGARGSYDFKTADQSPYALGG encoded by the exons ATGGTGGCCCCTGCATCTCTTGCTCTGA TTTATCCCACCCTGCTCACGGCGTTGATGCAGGCCAACTACACGGTTTTTCCAGATGACAACGGAGTCCCGTACCTGATCAAGCTTGACGACAGACCTCTAAGTTTGGACGAGATCAATGCTTTGTCCAGCGACCTCGATTCCATCACTTTCAACCTCTTCACGCG GAGGAACCCAACAAATGGACACTCCCTGTCAATGAACAACCCTAACACGGTCTCGCAGAGCAACTGGAACGCGAACAGACCAACGATCTTGGTCACCCACGGATGGAAGAGCAGCGGAGACTCAAAATCCTGCACTTTGATTCGCGATG CTTATCTCAAGGCTATCGACTGCAACGTGATCGTCATGGACTGGCGCAATATTGCCAAAAACCTGATCTACTCGCAAGTAGCAAAGAGTGTGCCATTAGTGGCCGAGCATGTCACATCATTCTCCAGTTTCCTGCGTTCGAGGATGAATCTGAAAGCATCTACCACAAAAATGGTAGGACACTCTCTAGGTGCCCACGTCATGGGATTGGCAGCGCGATCTCTTTCGAAGACTGGCCAAGTCGCGGAAGTTATAG CTCTGGACCCAGCCAAACCATTGTTCGAACAGAAAGGTCCTGGCGACAGAGTTGATCGTTCGGACgcaaaaaatgttcaaattattCACACGTCTGCTGGCAAGTTAGGCATGGACGGCGCAGTTGGCACCTCAGATTTCTATGCTAATGGAGGCAGTAAGCAACCTGGATGCTCTAGCGACTTGCTCG GTTCCTGTGCTCACGGACGCAGCTACGAGTACTTCAGCGAATCTATCACGAAGCCAAGGGGATTCCCTGGTACTCCAAGGAACGGCGGTGGAAAGATGTACATGGGTGGATCAACCCTTAGCTCTGG TGCTCGTGGCTCCTATGATTTCAAAACTGCGGACCAGTCACCTTACGCGCTAGGTGGTTAA
- the LOC128877596 gene encoding transcription initiation factor TFIID subunit 9 isoform X1, with translation MTEKTKTMSHVKHIPKDAQVIMSIMKDMGIADYEPKVINQLLEFTYRYVTCILDDSRIYANHAKKKFIDLDDVRLAVKMQLERTFTNPPPRDVLLDVARAKNNTPLPFVKPSNGLRLPPDRYCLNATNYKLKNATKKVLGKPLHSLVGNNIQGGQSKLKVEGNKTGLSIVKRPGTLATVARTQTISIPKPVLKFSTDPYRVQHSQTSVPSIHISLRPQLSASGTATVKAQVTKPKIQITSGQTMPPIKIEEESMKRKREDDDYDVP, from the exons ATGACAGAGAAAACAAAGACGATGAGTCACGTAAAACATATTCCAAAGGACGCACAGGTGATAATGTCAATAATGAAAGATATGGGAATCGCTGATTATGAACCGAAGGTTATAAATCAGCTCCTCGAATTTACGTATC GTTATGTTACTTGTATATTAGACGACAGTAGAATTTATGCAAATCATGCAAAGAAGAAATTCATTGATTTGGATGACGTTAGATTAGCAGTAAAAATGCAATTAGAACGTACGTTTACAAACCCACCACCAAGAGATGTATTACTTGATGTTGCTCGGGCCAAAAATAATACACCGCTTCCATTCGTTAAACCAAGTAACGGCTTGAGATTACCACCGGATCGATATTGCTTAAATGCAACAAATTACAAACTTAAGAATGCAACGAAAAAAGTACTTGGAAAACCGTTACATTCTTTAGTTGGAAACAATATTCAAGGTGGTCAGTCTAAGTTAAAAGTAGAAGGAAACAAGACTGGTCTGTCCATTGTTAAGAGACCAGGAACACTGGCAACTGTTGCCAGAACCCAAACTATTTCGATACCAAAGCCTgtgttgaaattttcaacgg ATCCGTACCGAGTCCAGCATTCCCAAACGTCCGTTCCTTCTATCCATATTTCATTGAGACCTCAGCTAT CTGCGTCAGGTACAGCTACTGTAAAGGCACAAGTGACCAAGCCAAAAATACAAATCACGTCAGGGCAAACAATGCCTCCCATCAAAATAGAAGAGGAGTCTATGAAAAGGAAGAGAGAAGATGACGATTACGACGTACCATAA
- the LOC128877596 gene encoding transcription initiation factor TFIID subunit 9 isoform X2 yields MTEKTKTMSHVKHIPKDAQVIMSIMKDMGIADYEPKVINQLLEFTYRYVTCILDDSRIYANHAKKKFIDLDDVRLAVKMQLERTFTNPPPRDVLLDVARAKNNTPLPFVKPSNGLRLPPDRYCLNATNYKLKNATKKVLGKPLHSLVGNNIQGGQSKLKVEGNKTGLSIVKRPGTLATVARTQTISIPKPVLKFSTAASGTATVKAQVTKPKIQITSGQTMPPIKIEEESMKRKREDDDYDVP; encoded by the exons ATGACAGAGAAAACAAAGACGATGAGTCACGTAAAACATATTCCAAAGGACGCACAGGTGATAATGTCAATAATGAAAGATATGGGAATCGCTGATTATGAACCGAAGGTTATAAATCAGCTCCTCGAATTTACGTATC GTTATGTTACTTGTATATTAGACGACAGTAGAATTTATGCAAATCATGCAAAGAAGAAATTCATTGATTTGGATGACGTTAGATTAGCAGTAAAAATGCAATTAGAACGTACGTTTACAAACCCACCACCAAGAGATGTATTACTTGATGTTGCTCGGGCCAAAAATAATACACCGCTTCCATTCGTTAAACCAAGTAACGGCTTGAGATTACCACCGGATCGATATTGCTTAAATGCAACAAATTACAAACTTAAGAATGCAACGAAAAAAGTACTTGGAAAACCGTTACATTCTTTAGTTGGAAACAATATTCAAGGTGGTCAGTCTAAGTTAAAAGTAGAAGGAAACAAGACTGGTCTGTCCATTGTTAAGAGACCAGGAACACTGGCAACTGTTGCCAGAACCCAAACTATTTCGATACCAAAGCCTgtgttgaaattttcaacgg CTGCGTCAGGTACAGCTACTGTAAAGGCACAAGTGACCAAGCCAAAAATACAAATCACGTCAGGGCAAACAATGCCTCCCATCAAAATAGAAGAGGAGTCTATGAAAAGGAAGAGAGAAGATGACGATTACGACGTACCATAA
- the LOC128877594 gene encoding cilia- and flagella-associated protein 20-like yields MFRNKYQHGLLSILYSCGSSPLELWDMHVKNGYIRRVTDDEVKSLALELAGTNVTTTYIFCPANPKKVLGVRHPFLIMIVKNMKKYFTFEITILDDKNMHRRFRMSNFQSTTRIRPFCTSMPIGLSGGWNQIQFNLADFTRRAYGTNYIETTRLQIHANCRIRRIYFADRIYSEDELPEDFKLFLPIHRRKCVREEDVKPKYKKKPEVEVVEPPPFDAGDAPEDEEGEEGEEALEDEETIEDEAAPLEKEATKIEAKEDEEEDEGEGEAELPEVTDYEAEDEDAAEYETGHGVATHGTSPGYATEEETDGEHIAAEDDEEEYEAQ; encoded by the exons ATGTTTCGTAACAAGTACCAGCATGGACTCCTGTCCATTTTATACAGCTGTGGTTCGTCCCCTTTGGAGTTGTGGGACATGCAT GTGAAGAACGGATACATTCGAAGGGTGACGGACGATGAGGTGAAATCATTGGCTCTGGAGTTGGCTGGAACGAACGTCACGACGACCTACATCTTTTGTCCCGCGAATCCAAAGAAAGTTCTCGGCGTTCGGCATCCCTTTCTGATTATGATCGTGAAGAACATGAAGAAGTATTTCACGTTCGAGATAACA ATACTCGACGACAAGAACATGCACAGGAGGTTTCGAATGAGCAACTTCCAAAGCACCACTCGTATCAGACCCTTCTGCACGTCGATGCCGATCGGATTGTCCGGTGGCTGgaatcaaattcaatttaatctgGCAGATTTCACGCGAAGAGCATATGGCACGAACTACATTGAGACCACGCGTCTCCAGATCCATGCTAACTGCAGAATACGACGCATTTATTTCGCAGACAG AATTTATTCGGAAGATGAGCTACCAGAAGATTTTAAGCTCTTCTTACCTATCCATCGAAGGAAATGTGTTAGAGAGGAAGACGTGAAGCCGAAATATAAGAAGAAACCGGAGGTCGAAGTTGTGGAACCACCACCTTTTGATGCGGGCGATGCACCTGAAGACGAGGAAGGCGAGGAAGGTGAAGAAGCATTGGAAGACGAAGAAACAATCGAAGATGAAGCTGCTCCCTTGGAAAAAGAAGCTACGAAAATTGAGGCAaaggaagatgaagaagaagatgaagggGAGGGTGAAGCTGAGCTTCCAGAAGTAACAGATTATGAGGCAGAAGATGAAGATGCTGCAGAGTACGAAACCGGACATGGAGTTGCTACTCATGGAACGTCTCCGGGATACGCAACGGAAGAGGAAACTGACGGCGAACATATAGCGGCTGAAGACGACGAGGAAGAATACGAAGCTCAGTAA
- the LOC128877597 gene encoding uncharacterized protein LOC128877597, with translation MPDQIQEGKEAIVDAVITEMVTEVEQQEDKKSLSEVDLEKKSRPRKYLTKRMKLYPELYRSDVSIHPSYTGLTNLPYYVICRRRLQRIKKQIRRQLNREVMHFAMMQMFAIDSVKVDRVFSVGMPQKTLIVPDLLTANERRHLNELFTNH, from the exons ATGCCCGATCAGATTCAGGAAGGAAAGGAAGCGATCGTGGACGCGGTGATAACGGAAATGGTGACTGAAGTGGAGCAGCAGGAGGATAAGAAGTCCCTATCGGAAGTGGATCTCGAGAAGAAATCACGTCCGAGGAAGTATCTCACCAAACGCATGAAACTGTATCCAGAATTGTACAGAAGTGACGTTTCGATTCATCCCAGTTACACGGGCCTTACGAACTTGCCTTA CTACGTGATCTGCAGGCGTCGCCTACAAAGAATCAAGAAACAGATCAGACGTCAGCTGAACCGCGAAGTCATGCATTTCGCGATGATGCAAATGTTCGCCATCGATAGCGTTAAAGTCGACCGTGTCTTCAGCGTCGGGATGCCACAGAAGACGTTGATCGTCCCCGATTTGTTAACCGCGAACGAGAGACGTCACCTCAACGAACTCTTCACGAATCATTAA